The nucleotide sequence TATAAGTGCAATGTTATACTTCAGTTTAAGTGCTTCACTTGGGTATTCTTTCTtaaatttctcaaaaatgtCGTCtgagaaaatgtcttttagaAAAGACACAATATTCTTGTCTACTGACTGTCCACCCATGTCATTTCCTGATGCAGCGTGCAGCTCCTTCAGTTTGCCATCATCCAGCACCTCGTGGACCGTTATGTCAATAGTACCACCTGCAagatacaagaaaaaaattaatcagaGACAACATTCATTTATGTGTACTTGTATTTTCTATATAGTTACATCTAGGGTTTGAAGTAGATTTTTAGAGAACTCAAAATTTTAACAGATGCACTTTTTACTTGAATTGGACATGGACAACTGAGGGAGAATTAAAGGAAATGTCACAGACTCCATGTCACaactctggactctttgtttatgtttttcgtctcatgccatgtgctccctgtgccccgccttccctctgtgttaattgtattattgtctgcagctgtgtctcgtcaattaccccgtgtatttaagtcctgtgttttcagttcagtttgtccgatcggcAAGGTCCATACCCAATGTCCATACGTGAGTTtttgcctgcctgtctgttctgcctgccttgtatatatttatggatcccagcagcccctgcgctcatcctcagctctccatcaggagctcgccacgggtctgccggtctccatcgccgtcgagggtgaaggatccctcgccgtcctgcctccgagacccagactgctcttcggctcgtagacccgtcggctcccccttggctcctagctccctcctctacaccgtggtccgtcagtccaccagctccacaaggctccatcgtccctccggctccgccttggtctgtcgtcgaccatccgtcgcctcgggattcctcttctccggcttcgcctcgtccctccatcccaccggctctgtcaggctcctccttccctccagcttcacctgagtcctcagtcgctctggctctgccgcgtccttcccgtcccccgtctccgtgtcagttgccgaagcctgcggcgtcgccttggacctccagcgcctcgacgtcaccctggctcttcggctctccgcctccgtctcttccaccacctgctccgccaccgtcggtcggccccatggagtcgatggctgctcctcctccatggctcctccctccgtcggctccaccttggaccaccatagctgggctctggatctcctcctgctccggactcctcctgtctccttcctggctcctccctccatctacacctccttggacccttctgccttctgcctgccccctcctggggatccgtcctccaccagaacctcttcccaagacccggtatccccaaatcctagtcattttggtttttgttcgttttttttgatgttaccctttaggtgcgaggatgcaccttccgggaggggggggtaatgtcacgactctggactctttgtttatgtttttcgtctcatgccatgtgctccctgtgccccgccttccctctgtgttaattgtattattgtctgcagctgtgtctcgtcaattaccccgtgtatttaagtcctgtgttttcagttcagtttgtccgatcggcAAGGTCCATACCCAATGTCCATACGTGAGTttttgcctgcctgcctgtctgttctgcctgccttttatatttattttgccattttggattaaacccatttaagttcatgTAACGTCTCGTGTGCTTCGTCCCACGAAAGCGCGACCGTGACACTCCATGTATAATCATAAAAGTTATATTCAGTCTTGTCCAGTCCTTAAAGCTGATGGGTTTTGAtgggtacacacacactcaaagcaGGCTCACAGAACATGTCTCCCAATCAGTATGTGAATGCTGGATTCACCCGCTGGGGTCTGAGGATTTTGGGCCctgatatttgttttttattttagtatcttGAAAACGCACCTATTCTTGTCAAATAGTTTGtcgaaatgaaatatttttttctaatgttgtattttaaataatactaaatgttttatttcatttaaatttacaataaaatgctaatataaaaGTGCCCCTTTGATTTAAGGGTACAAACTATCTTTTTTCACCTCCTTGAATATTACTTAGAATTTTATAAATGGACTGGTTGACTACCTTCTGTACTATGTTTATACTTTATTCTATTTATAGTACTTAACATGTAGCTACATTGAGAAAGTGTAACACCTGAACaccagagggagcccttacctgaGTACTAGCTCGGCTCAGGCCCTTTTCTACTTCACTGGTTACTTCCTGTTGAAGGGCTTTATAACCAGAGGGCCTGCCAATGTGCTAGTCGCGAAGTATTGCTAGTTTCACTGCTTTACCAAACGTTTCTTACATATCTTCTGATTGCTATTGCTGTGTATGAACCTTGCCTGTTTCCTTGTTTCACGTCTCTCGGATTCTACCTACCTGtattgtttgcctgattggactgtTAACCCTGTGTTGACCTACTGCCTGCTTGCTGACTACCATTCCTTAACTGCCCTTGAACCTGTTGCCAGATTGGACTGCCTGTACTTTACTATCTGCCTGCCTTATCGTTTATGACTATTGTCTTGGCctctaataaactaataaataaacgattaattactttttattttttaattgtttcacTCTTTATAgttaacatatacattttataggtACACTATTACGTAAAAGGTATGCTGTAAACTGTAAAGTAAAAGTAAtctgtatgtaaatgtgtagtaggattttaaaggaattttagtAGTGTACCTCCACAATCTACAACCATGTACTGGCTTCCTGGTTGCTGCTCCAATTTGTCTTCACAATCCTCTCCTTCTGCTATGAAACCATCACTTGGTAGCTGCTTACAGAACACAGACGCAGCCTCTGGTTCCAGAGCAAAGATGAGTCTTTCAGGTGTAGAATCCGTCACAAGACCTGCCTGcatgattaatattttcatttaatttattctgtcTTACAGAAGAACAggtaaatatacttttatgtgTACATGATGAGTTTTAATAAGTAtctaatattcacatttttattttaactcacCTCAACAGCTGCTTCTCTCATGAATTGTTTAGCTGCCGCATGCCAGATAGCAGGAACTGTTAACACCCACGTCACATCAGATGCAGTGAACTTTCGTCCTTCAGTGTTTTGTCCAATTTTGTCCAGTGCATGATCCTTCAGGTATCGCAGACTCTCAGAGAAAACCTGTATAGCCTTCATTGTTTTCCCATTTGAATCTGTGATCATCAAATCTCTGTGGATTTCCTTTGcaacaaaagtgtttattacattaatgttactcAATGAAAGTGCATCAAATTAATCTTTCATTCACAGATAAATAATATGGTATGTAAGATaaactaaaaatgcaaaagtacTTACTTTATCATACAGCTCCATTTTGAAGTGTTCAAATAGATAgtgtttctttgctttttcttttttcatcaacATGGTGTATGTTTTCATGGCATCATAACCAAACTTCTGGAAGTTCTGTTCTTCATCAAACAAAATGCAGGTGGGGGTTTTGAAGGTTTTTAGACCTTGCTCGACACCCCAGGAAGGAATCCTAATTTGTTCTAGATTTTTATCAGTCTTAAAGCTGAAGGCATATCCGCTGAATGATGTTCCAAAATCTATAGCAACGTAAAGAAATTGTGCCATTGTGTTATAAGAGAGCTGCTGTGTTTCAGAGATTTTACCTTCTTGAAAAATGAACAGTACAGTTTGTGCCTTCTctcatttatattcacaaagCCTGCTTTCACTATTATTGACCCTCCCACAAAAAATGGGCTTGTCCTCTAAAACTATGAAGTGGACATATATAAAAGATTATTCACATCTTTTTGAGAATTATTTTCTGGACTgtttaaatgcactgtaaaaaaaagtaacaagttCAATTTCAAGTTTCAAATTCAAAGGAAGCAAATTAGTTATATTATGTTACAACTTTGTTTGCTGtacttttgaatttaaatagaTAACCAAATTTTACTCAGTGTTAAAGGAAAGGTTccctccaaaatgaaaattctgtcatcatttactcacctttgagtagttccaaatctttatgaatttcttttttttcctgccaaagatattttgaataaagttgtAACCATGTTGTTTTGGATCACCATTGACTTACATAGTCTTTTTCCCTAATATGAAAGTCAgcttttttgcctttttggtTGAATTATTCCATTAATAACCATGTTTGACACGTTAAACTTAGTTCATTCAACTTGAAAATTAGaattaattgtaaaatgaaATCACTTAGAATTTAAGTAAACCAAAGTCAAATGCAATTAAAAGTTGTTCCCATATATTCATTAATGttacagaacattttaaatggctcatataatgcaaataaacatattttaaactatcTTAAAGATGCAAGTCTGTGTATTTTATGAAAGCCTTTAATATTGCTTAAATTATTCACGCTCCAGTAGAAGTTGGTTTTGCAACCACTGAGGAGTTCAAGTAAgtttatcaatttaatttatgtagGCAAACCTGTTTTTGCTGTTGGTTGTGTCTGACTCATGTTAGTGTGATTAATCTGTGTTGTAGTTCAGTAACTGTGTCTTCCaaagatgtatatatttatttttgtctaactTTGTCACACATGgactcctttttgttgttgttttcatgtgccatgtgttcagtgtgacccacttttagttaattgtcttcatCTGTgtctcatttaaatatttacattgtgtATTTAAGACCTGTTTGTCCGACTTCGTCTTTAAATGCgtgtgttttttgttctgtctgcctTCCTGCCTGTTTGAAActatattgttatttctgttagtTTGTAGAAGATTgaaactgtttaagtttattttactcgTCGAGTGCTTCCTCTCACAAACCACAACGTAACAGAAAGTCAGAccattaaaaaagttaatagcggcgtttttccccttttgttttttattttgccttaaTGTTTTCCCCGTACGATGACCCtaacttcctcatcctcctgccgTCCAAATGTGTCCCATCTCAGACAACAGATTTTCCTCTCTTCTTGTGGTTTTTCTGGCCCTTTCtagtttttcaattttttttcatgctcttTCCACTTCATCGACTGCTATTGTGGAATTTTATTCTACAAGCAGTGAGTGAAATGGACTTTCACTGATGCCAGCCGCCGTGCTTTTGCTTCATCGTTAGAGATGACCAGCAATGTAAGTGTGTCAAATGAATGGGCCTCGCCAATGCAAGAGAATTTGCTGTGAGAATTTATTGCTCTTGCACTAGATCTTGCATGCTAGACTTGCGGTTTTTAATAACGAGCGCAACGTTTCTTCCCACCATTCTGCACTGGAGGCCtctgttagggttatgtattgacattttgcaactttgatccttcagttacagcttccatcgggtgccaggctttgtcagcctggtgagaacggaatgttggagttaaatgttgacagttatgcacctgtggccttttagtttcagtttgattcttggtcataacatggcctccgtataatactgataggggcaccggaagaatctgaaggagtgaagattctgacgcacaagaaatgtggccaattgttttcatttactgtatcttgtcttttcctctataaataaagcgacTTGCAATCTGAGCTtgggaggaggcaaagcagggaaggaggcagaaggcgggggcctgcccggcccccggcctcaggcggactgtgatccgtctggaggcaaaagggaggttaaggagaaacctgcttctctcccgcttgcaatcgacagcgcaatccttgcaagctttaaaatccaaaaacttgtcttgtgttttatttcgccttgagttgatccttcctggtaaagagccgtttgagtgaaatagtctcaacatttacttggtccttcgagccggatcccaacacgacagagcggaggaggagaggacgaagaggagccgagagacagtctctgcagagccaggcaatagctgcctgaagaaaatccacccgcgtgaattcgaggggggtcggtgattcttcgtctggaaaaatcaacttctccaggctgtctgacgggagctgttggaaggacaactcaacgcactgatcaggtgatataccggtattgtttttttatggctgaagtatgtggatgagactgcagtataataggtaccggctcgagttcgtagccagtgatttgcctgttaaggtgaaggatctgtatcgacagtgaagccaagattactagctgctttggaagcacagtaatctcgacagacgaattctgtcgaccaattgtctaggacattggtttgtcgacaaaAAGTTGTTCTAAGCGCGCATtgtatgaatggtatgaatgtgttgtatgaacgtcattgtgaatcactaggatttacggtgaataaggtggttgttgtggtttaggaataacacaactgatatttttccccactagaaggggagttgtgttgttcaaacataaaatttatattgggtttgagtcaaaattgaaaagttggtttgttcagacggctgtatccgcagacaaattagtgtctgtagaagcttggtgcagtggacgatctgatcagacgtgtgactaatcgttgactcttaccaaaaagcaaatatgggcgcagaaaaaagtaaattgatgggagatccaaagtttatgcatacatattcggcagacagtgtgcgatatctcaatgagtggaataaaagatgattaaaaaagatgatttatcatagataaaatatgatttcagtggtaaattagtcaaaagggactgcgctctcttgatagacaaaataaaggttgatttatccttagccaagggaaaaaagggtgatctgttgaaacttcaattgattgaagcgacgaagtggcaagagcaggctgataaaagacaggtggaagtcgaagagaaaaaaagagagaaacaagaaagattggttgcagtgcagaaagaaaaagagcataaaaaagACCCCTTGAACTCCTCACACCTTTTATCAGattcaaatttagtttttccaGCCATCCAAGTGGCAAATCCACATTACGGTGTAGAGGACGATCGCAATAGATACCTTAATGCGTATCGCCCATGGTCAGACCAAGAACTTAAAGAGGCAGTAAATGCACTTGGTCCACTTAGAAATTTTACTGCATGGTTAGAGAATTTTCACCAACTGATACGTACGCATCGTTTAAATGGCCAAGAGATTGATAGAGTTGTGAGATTGGCTTTTAAATACGAATATGGCCAGGATAGGGGTAACTTCATGGGTCTAGACAGGAATGATGATCCGTTAGCTCATGATGGAGCGGCATTGCGAGACGCAGTAGAACATGGACAGGGattgttgaaaataaaaaggaaaagcagacagggcccatACTTTCGCTGCACTCACTGCCCTCCCCCAAGGCATGACCTTGCTTGGTGCAGACACTTTCTACCAAGCTAATCGGAGAAGGAGAGGGAGGAAAGaagaatttattatttacataaagcAATATCCCCTTAAGCCAGATGCACAGGAAGGCATAAAACCAGTTATTGAAGAAATGATTAAGGCAGGTATAATAGTTGAAGCCCCGAGGCCCACTGTAACACGCCGATTCTTCCTGTCAAGAAAGCAGACTCCCAGAGCTGGAGGATGATTCAAGATTTAAGAGCTGTAAATCAAGCTGTAGAGAGCAGGGCCCCCTGTGTGCCAGATCCACACACATTGTTGAATCAGTTAAAAcctgaaatgaaatggtttaCGGTAGTGGAtttaagcaatgcatttttctccataCCAGTACATAAAGACTCACAGGGGTGGTTTGGGTTtacttacaaatgtaaaaaatacacttacactCGCCTTCCTCAGGGATTTGTTGATAGCCCGACAATCTTTTCATCAGAACTAATGAGCTGTCTGTCACCCCTCGCGGTTCCAACCCACAGTCAGGTTTTAGTTTATGTCGATGACGTATTGATTGCATCAGacacacaaaagcacaacaaagAAGCTGCTGTAACAGTGTTTCAGCATTTAGCAGCGACAGGGAACAAAGCTTCTTTAGCCAAACTGCAATGggcaaaacaggaagtggtaTTTTTAGGTCACAAAATAACCCGCTAGGTAGAGCCCTAACTGATAGCAGAAAAGAGGCTATACAGCTAGCACCAAAACCCGAGACAAAGCAACAGATGTTGCAATTTTTAGGTTTGTGTAACTACTGCAGACAATGGATTGCAGACTACGCCATACTAACACAGCCCTTGTTAGACATGATTTATGGCATTCCTACAGCCATGAAAGATAAGATTAGCTGGACCCGGAGGGGGAAAAGCTTTCACACAGCTAAAGGAGGGATTGATTCAATCCACAGTGTTGAGTTTACCTGATTATTCCAAACCATTTAATCAGACAGTAGACTGCAAAGACAAATTTATGACGTCAGTGCTGACACAGGAGTCAGGTGGAAAGAACAAACCAGTAGCTTACTACTCCAAGAGGTTAGATCCAGTGGCTTGTGCACTTCCACCTTGTGTGAGAGCTGTATGTGCAGCAGCCCTAGCAGTCCAGGCATCAGCTGAAGTAGTGTTGTTTCATAAACTCACACTATTGGTCCCACACTCAGTCGACGCActattaactgaaacaaaaatgtcatttttatcacCAGCAAGACATTTAGCCGTCATGTCCACTTTAATGTCACAGCCACATCTCACCATCAAAAGATGTACAACATTAAACCCATCTTCTCTGTTGCCAACTTGTAATGATGGCACACCACACTGTTGCTTGACCAGCACAGAACAGAATTGCAAACCTAGGCCTGACTTGAGAGATGTTCCATTAACTGAGGGAGAGACACTGTTTGTAGATGGTTCATGCTCTAAAAATAGTCAAGGTGAAAATCAATGTGGTTATGCTGTTGTGTCAGAAAGAGAGATAGTGACTGCAGGGAAACTTCCCTCTCATTACTCAGCCCAGGCAGCCGAAGTTATAGCGTTAACAAAAGCGTGCCAAGTATCGCGAGAAAAAGACGTCACAATCTACACAGATAgccaatatgcattttctacttTACACCATTTTGCAGCACAATGGGCGCGAAGGGGCATGAAAACTGCTAGTGGTCAAAGCGTAAAACACGCCGCCCTCCTTACAGACTTATTAAAAGCCATTCAACTCCCTCGTACaattgcagtgtgtaaatgcGCCGCACACACAAAGGGTACTGACCCAGTTTCACTTGGCAATGCAAAGGCAGATGAAGCAGCTAAGCAAGCTGCACAAGGGAAGTTAGACatatgtgaaatacataaagtaacatCATTAGAAACTCCGTTAGACATGTCAGTAATATCAGACATGCAAAAGCAAGCACCAGCGTCCGAGAAGCAGATGTGGTTAACAACAGGtgcacaaaacagcaacaattttgacatatggtaaacatgtgtcaacaggagggatggtgcatagggttttatgcaccaggtgttatgcaccagggtttaataactactaaaaaaattttttgtgaatcttgtttgatctgctgtaaacataactgcagacctaagagaggtcaatttccaaagccagactaccttttcagtttatccacatggattttattgaactgacaccttgccaacagtacaaatactgtatggtagaccgttcagtttaccgctgtgtgatgatgtgtgtgagaaaccacaagagcagcatacactagcagaatggatgaacaaaatgttgaaatttaaagatgttgtgagagcaaatgatctgccagatattcctctgtccccacaggtctcaagagtgaaaccaggcgacagcatcctgatTAAAGCAACGTGGTGCTGACTACCCCAACTGCCTTGAAGACCGCTGAGAGGTCTACGTGGATTCATCAGAGCCACTGTACAAAGGTCACAGAGTTTCCTGCCTAAAACGACGAGTACGGGTGTGAAGTCCGGTTACAAAGGGTGGTGAAGGCAATAGGCCTCGCTGGTCTCAACCCGGTGAAGAAACCAACAGAGCCCTACTCATTTTTAGCATGGCGGGGAGTCCTGCTGTGGATGGatgcggaggagagagagacgattaaaggggaactgaaactaattgaattttgactggttcacagaacaacatgaactaaagactcattttgatttgaacatgtttatgcattatctgtgttttaccatgtttaagggcaatgattactaaaatgattagccagacttttccagttttaccatacttctccaccaagagagaaatagagagctTTAATATCATGTGTGAAGTCTCGGTTAAAACCATagctgtgacatggctgagtgctgatgttatgatacaagaggtacactgataagctacagtagccgtgccAAGAACAGgaggcactgttttatttcattcttccttttcagtttattttcacattttcctcctatgttcaagttttaaaattttatattgtatacattatgattaagatgcaagccttacaggtgatcgcccaggTAACATTttgggggtcggttgggaatttttcctcagatactggggttttcgcccaaccttgctgtttaaagtaagcatcgactatgtaatcaagtaatcagtagagatgtagttcagTATGCATATgccttattatgttatttttcaggtgctaaacgtcaaacaggagggatatgttagggttatgtattgacattttgcaactttgatccttcagttacagcttccatcgggtgccaggctttgtcagcctggtgagaacggaatgttggagttaaatgttgacagttatgcacctgtggccttttagtttcagtttgattcttggtcataacatggcctccgtataatactgataggggcaccggaagaatctgaaggagtgaagattctgacgcacaagaaatgtggccaattgttttcatttactgtatcttgtcttttcctctataaataaagcgacTTGCAATCTGAGCTtgggaggaggcaaagcagggaaggaggcagaaggcgggggcctgcccggcccccggcctcaggcggactgtgatccgtctggaggcaaaagggaggttaaggagaaacctgcttctctcccgcttgcaatcgacagcgcaatccttgcaagctttaaaatccaaaaacttgtcttgtgttttatttcgccttgagttgatccttcctggtaaagagccgtttgagtgaaatagtctcaacagccTCCTCTCTACGTGAAGCCACAGCCTGGATGTTGAGCTTG is from Puntigrus tetrazona isolate hp1 unplaced genomic scaffold, ASM1883169v1 S000000001, whole genome shotgun sequence and encodes:
- the LOC122331528 gene encoding heat shock 70 kDa protein 12A-like: MAQFLYVAIDFGTSFSGYAFSFKTDKNLEQIRIPSWGVEQGLKTFKTPTCILFDEEQNFQKFGYDAMKTYTMLMKKEKAKKHYLFEHFKMELYDKEIHRDLMITDSNGKTMKAIQVFSESLRYLKDHALDKIGQNTEGRKFTASDVTWVLTVPAIWHAAAKQFMREAAVEAGLVTDSTPERLIFALEPEAASVFCKQLPSDGFIAEGEDCEDKLEQQPGSQYMVVDCGGGTIDITVHEVLDDGKLKELHAASGNDMGGQSVDKNIVSFLKDIFSDDIFEKFKKEYPSEALKLKYNIALIKSCEEVVRIPCPSSLQTLAKDKQSMESYFENVEGVEWDDGGIFLEKEKLKSFFDTSFSAIESTINQILKNTELKIEYMLLVGGYAECAFLRKFMKEQFGSVCKILCPFEPQAVILKGAILYGKTPSVVKSRISALTYGFRICEIFDETKHRGKSKSENSEGKVFCNVCFDQLVRSGESVECEEVRSFIRYPIDRLQTKLQFTFYSSEKPEVKFTDEPMVVEIGSVSVDMPNTDRGTDRPVRLEIKFGSTEMKATATDLGSGETRTTELDFLSEQIHAHNKLRD